TGATTTATAATTATATCTGATACACATTTGCATTAGTGCTGGAGTTGACAAGAAATGTGTTTGTATATTTTATTAAGTTTATATCCTATACAGATCACATGAACTGCTGATAGATGTAGATTGGAGACTAATGTGCCCTGTCCAGTTAATCTATATGAAtgtgtgtaaatgtatgtgtgtgtatgtgtggggttcTCCTGTTTCTACCTTGTTCTCTGTGAGTGCTGTGAGTTTCTCCAAGTATTCCAGtagctgcctctccctctctggaGGCTCCTCCCACGCAGGGTCCAGGGCCGCAGCGCGACTGTACCCGCCCAGGGCAGACCCAAACATCTCCTCATACTGAAACAGCTGGAGGGGTTAGACACAGGCATGGATCATTAGCTTCAGTTAACTTTTATATGCATTTTTCTGTGTAATGGAATTATTGAAGTAATTTACCACACGCATATTATAAGAATCATATCAGAACATGCCAACAATAATGTTTTACCGTGGCTCTATTGAAGTGCAGATCGGGGTTGGAGGTTGCTGTTCGGTCCACTTtctcctgagagagagaacagaggagggaAGGAATTATATAGTGCTTAACAATGATTATTGCACAACGTTCTAATTGACCCACTCATACTATTCTGTCAGGCTTTGTAAATACAACTGagtttggtttgtgtgtgtactcacaGCCTGTGCATAGGCACTCAGAGCCTGCTGAGACATCTGTGGATTCTGTCTGCAGGTGAAGAACAGGGAGATGTAGGCATTCCCCAGGATGTCTGTCAACATACATCAATACATCATCCACTATCCACTCATATTCAGTACTAGAGGACGTTTTCTAATACCAACATGTACGTTCTTTTATCCTCTCTTTGGAGATCCTGAATTACAGCCAAACCTATTCACACAACATATGTATGCATATGCACCCCCACTAACCCCGGACGTGTCCCCCACACTTTAATTCTCTGAACTCCTAACCACTGTAAAATATGAATCTGTTATGAGACTATCCATCATACTCACACCAGGAGGTGCCGTCGGTGACGTCTAGCTGTACAGCCTGCCTGGCCATGGCCACGCTCTCCAGCACCCTCTTCCCCTGCTCATCACCGCCCCCTCCTGGCAGCTGcctcagcaccatggacagactACGCAGAGATACTTTGTTCTTactctgggacagagagagaaaagcaaCCATGTATGCCAGAGAATGCCCCActcattaaaaataataataattggaaATTGGTTTGGGGGTAGTTCAATTTCAATGATGTAGCAATAAAGAATAAAACAGACCAGAGTAAACAGAAATAAAGGTAGAAAGAGACAAATGAAGGTGCACACAATGGGAGGTAGAGTTATGGCTTGAAAGGTTGTGATAAACAGCTGTTGTTTATGTAGGCCTATAACTAGGGCTATAACCAGTGATGAACACTTTACATGCATTCTGTTCTTGATCAGTAAGGTTCTACTGCATACCTTGATCTCAACACAACAACAGTAGCACGGCACCACTCTCCAGTTAACCTGAAGAGCTTTGTGACTCATGCTGTCTGTGAATTAAAAGCCCAGCTATGCAAATAAAACACACGATTACTGTGTTCTTATTGCTAACCTGCTGCAGGGCTCCAGTGAAGCAGGTCTTAGCGGTGGTCAGGTCTCCTTTCTTCCAGTACTGCTCCCCCAGTGTGTTCCAGCCCTCCACTAGTCCAGGCTCCAGCTTCACGGCCCGGGACAGGCACTCCCCAGCGGTGGTGCTAAACTCCGGAGCCACCCCCAGGGAGCGGCCCCGCAGCAGCAGGAACTCAGCACTGTGCTTATACGACTCTGGAGGAGACGAAGGGACGACAAAGATGATTCTCTAGTctaggggttcccaaactttttcactcaggccccccttccagcattggagaacatctatttctatgggcacaagcacggTTCACATCCCTCTTGTTGGCATAGAGAAAATGTCGCAGTTTTAAAGCTTAACATACATTttcccatgtctaatgtgtattcatgtgatatttgagtgactcgaATACTCCAACAAAATCTATTGGCTAAAAAACCGAGCTGAAAAACATtatctgacatgggctagttgatctgtacatttctgacaagttataagtAGCACtgtaaggtatgcaatgactaacatgacaagagaAAAAcagatgatgcactacccaatttagaAATTGAGTTACTTCTGTcgtttttggggggagggggtgaCCCCTGCCCCCTGGGAGGGAGCGGGAACCACTGCTTTGGTCAACTGACTTTTGCTGTTTGTTTAAAGATGTAACCCCACATGTTAGATGCCAAGCTAAGCTCAGTCAGCACTGTGCTTATGttacctcgtccccaggctcaattgcTACCGCATGAGACAGCAGGCTGGTGGACGACAACTGTGCTTATATGACTCTGGATtggaagagatggagggacacCATAAGTCTTAGTTATGTAAGTCTTTGATGATTAAATAATGCATAAAAAGATCACTCTCTAGTCAGGCAGGCTTTGTGAGCACTGAATCGTGTGGTAAAAGATTTGTAACTACACAAAACATTCCAAATGGATACAAAGCTATCATGCAAAATCTCagtatattattttttacatgtgTGGTTACCAAATCAGAACACACCTTTCTTTTCTGTTATCTCACCTTCTTTCTCCTCCAGCTTCTTTAGTGTCTTCTCCATCTCCTGTGCCACATCACTCGGTTTCCTCTTTGCATCCTCCACACAGTGAGTCTCAAAGTAATGATCCCGAAAATGATACAACTCATCCACTCGTTCCTGATCCAGAAAGAGATACATTGTTGATACCTGTTAAGGACATTAGCTAGGTGCGTGGCATGCAATCATGATGAGCCAGATCAGGTTACAATAATGTAATTTTGAAATGTGTTGCTATGCAGCAAATACACTTGATGCTGTTGGTTTCCTTGCATAAGTGCATGCATGCTCACTGGCATTGAGGGATGATGACACAGCAAGATAGCTAGCTTTCGCTGCATATGGCTAGACGTCTCAGGCGCCaatttagctggctagccaaGATTGAGAGACACTGTCAGTCAAGCCAAGCTAACGTTAGACAGTTAACTAACCGACAATCAGCTGACGGCTCGTCAGATTTAGAGACAACCAACTCGGATAGAAGATAGTACAATCAACCACAAGATTTTGGTCGATTAATATGACAGTTGGTATCAGTTGTTATAGTAACGAGTCTGGAGCGCTAGCTAGCAACAAAGGACAGGTGGGATGTAACTGTTTAAATAAGACGTCCATTACAATTGCGAGTTTAATTATGGCAATATATTCCATGCAgtgataataatataatattttgCAATACT
The sequence above is drawn from the Salvelinus namaycush isolate Seneca chromosome 36, SaNama_1.0, whole genome shotgun sequence genome and encodes:
- the LOC120030378 gene encoding tetratricopeptide repeat protein 5-like codes for the protein MAEVEKDGDPATDKDDLQILKERVDELYHFRDHYFETHCVEDAKRKPSDVAQEMEKTLKKLEEKEESYKHSAEFLLLRGRSLGVAPEFSTTAGECLSRAVKLEPGLVEGWNTLGEQYWKKGDLTTAKTCFTGALQQSKNKVSLRSLSMVLRQLPGGGGDEQGKRVLESVAMARQAVQLDVTDGTSWYILGNAYISLFFTCRQNPQMSQQALSAYAQAEKVDRTATSNPDLHFNRATLFQYEEMFGSALGGYSRAAALDPAWEEPPERERQLLEYLEKLTALTENKGKVKARRLRTMLSNLSPLALGPCSSPQFRSPAGRVGSLEPRTLSALTHGHNAGVAALGKVVFSLASEGRMAFTFGMVDSEETCCVVMVYNTADNWGVLIGDSVVIPEPQVKRHSVAHNDQTFDFRSIRVDSPLLLIVNGKRQNVQAQTAASVSYKPQSE